The Betta splendens chromosome 2, fBetSpl5.4, whole genome shotgun sequence nucleotide sequence AGAATATGAACTTCAAAACACACCATGACTGCGTTTCATTCTAAGAAATTTATTGTGTCTCAATCAGCTCGTACGGAACCACTACTGAAATTAAATTACAATCAAATTATCACATCAAAATATACCCTTATTACCTAACAACGGTCAATGTCAGCTTATGATGATTTGTGCTCCTTTAGAAACAATAAtacaaaattaaacaaataagggcaacaacaacaaaaaatatatataagaaAATAGAattcaaataaaacaaggaaGGGAAAGCATCTTACACAAGTTCCCGGGGGAAAATAAATTACCGTTTGGAATAATTCATATGTATTCcgaataaaatattaaaacaagtcATTCTGATgaaaaatataaagtaaataacTCAGATCAGTATCTGATCTAGTGATCTATATTGCCGGCTTTACAgagttttgtttattaaaacctACCAAAGAATACTGCTTAGAAAGGGCAGCATTAATAGTATATCCACAGCACCCACTCAGTCACACTTGGCAACAGATATTCAGAATTTTTTTCTCAAATAAGTGCAACTGAAGTCTTTTCAAATGTCTTATGCTCTATTTGttgaaaaggagagagagagagatccacTCACGGTGTCAAAGtccattaaataataataattataggaACAATAAAAACCCATGTGAGCAAAAAAAGCTGATCTTTGAGATCAGGCGGGAACAGTCCTGGTCCTCTTTTCTTCCACGAGGGCCTCGATgtgaatttgaaaaaaaaaggatccCTAATCCGCGCGCGTGCATGTACACGTGcgcgcgtgtgagtgtgtgtgagcaaatgCACCCATGCAGTCCACCTCAGAAAACATAATTGCTGTAAATCATGATGGAAGCTTCGTGAATGTCACTCTTCACACTGTTGCAATTTTTCCTCTGTTATTGTTGGGcatggacagagaggagggtgcAGGAGGCAAAGGAGGCCGCTTCAGTCCCATTTTAAATATACAAAatgcctgctcctttgtttcTTCAGTCAAACTCAGGATAATGATGGGGGAATGTTTTTTAGGAGGGAGGAagagtaaaaacataaaaaacaatacTTGGTTTCCTCTTGGTGTGTTTCAATGAGCCAAAATTACCTGGTGGAATGAACTTGTAGTTGTCACCCTCTGGTCGCTCGGTTCACTTGCATCTTTTAAGTAATCTACTAAAAAATGCCCCTGAAAGAAACAAGCAGAAGGAACCTTTTAGGTAAAGACATTTGAGGGCCTGGAAGAAGGTTAACGGTGCGTTTTCTGAGGGGGTTTGGGAGGAAAAAGGGGAAAAGCTTGctgttttttctcattttcttttttgttttctggtgaAAAATAGATAACACATTTGCAGTCTCATTCATATTCCCTCACAATCACAGTATCAAAAAATTTGGCTATCCTGGCGatagtctgtgtgtttttaatcagtTTAATTTCATATAAAATATTCTCGTGTGCTGTTCTATGTTTCACTGAACATTCTTTTGCAGTCCATGGAGGGGGGCGGTGTTTCTGCACTCACATTGCCGACCTGAGAGTACACATCCTCCGGCGTCTGTGCCGCTCCTGGGGGCGTCATTCgtttttccttctgtctccTATTGCAAAACCACACTCTAACCACCTCTTTCTCGAGCTGCAGGTTGTCCGCCAGCGTGCTGATCTCCTGCGCCGAAGGCTTGGGGCATTTGAGGAAGTGGCTTTCCAGAGCCCCCTTGACGCTGACTTCGATGGATGTGCGCTTCTTTCGCTTTCTCCCCTGCGCCGCGATCTTGTCGATGCTGGTGGGGCTGCCGGTGGAGGAGTCGGCCTCCTCAAGCCACTTGTTTAACAAAGGCTTAAGCTTGCACATGTTtttgaagctgagctgcagagcctcGAATCTGCAGATGGTTGTCTGAGAGAAAACGTTCCCATACAGTGTGCCCAAAGCCAAGCCGACGTCCGCCTGCGTAAAGCCCAGTTTGATCCTCCGCTGTTTGAACTGCTTGGCGAACTGTTCCAGGTCGTCCGAGGTCGGCGTGTCGTCGTCCGAGTGCGGGTCGTGGTTGTTGACGCCGCCGTGGTGCTGGTGATGCGGAtgctggtggtgatggtggtggtggtggctccCGTGGTCCAGGTCTGGGGTGTCCCCCCTCACCAAGCCTGGGTGAACCAAGCTTTGACTCCCTGGGCTCAGCATCCCGTTCACAGTGAAGCCCCCTGGCTGTGAGTATATCagcgactgctgctgctgctgccccccgGATAATGAGTTAATGTGAGCCGCAGTCGTGCTGCCCCAAGCCCCGGCGTGAGTCTGGTGGGGGGCCAAGTGAGGGGGCCTATGGTGCAGCGCGGTTCCCGTGTGCAGATCGTCTCTGGCGGAGTTTTTcacgtcctgctgctgcgggCTGCCCGTCATCCCGACGGGACTCGATGACCACGGCGATccggcttcagctgctgcaaccgccgccgctgccgccgctgctgcggcGTGCGGGAGAGATGTCACCCACTGGTGGGCATGGCTCAGCATGTGTCCGCCGTTGCTCGCTGCCATTGCGCCTTGCATAAAGTCACTCTGTACCATCTTGACCGAAGGGTCTCCCCTGTAGCCCCCAGACCCCGAGGTAACCGCAGCACTGCCCGGCTGCATGCCACCACCTCCAGAGTCAGAGTGCACGATGGATCCGGACGATAAGATACTATTACTGGGCAGATAAGGATTGGAAGCCGCGGTGGCCATTCCGTCAACCCTTATGAATATGTTTGTGGATAACCCCCCTCCCTTTTACAGTCACTTCTTTCGAGCAGGCAAATTGTATCTCATGAATTATTCAAACTTTAAAAGTAGCAGTTTTTTGGCAAATACCATGGACGTGCGTTTAAAACGCCAAAAAGCTGGAGAAAAATAGGGAGGCAGAAAACGAAATAAAATCCGCATGTATTTACAACATTCTAGTTGAAACACTTCTGCACGAATATAGGCGAAAAAAATTCCAGGATTTTTTTCAAAAGCCCTTTGAAACC carries:
- the pou3f3b gene encoding POU domain, class 3, transcription factor 3-B isoform X2 gives rise to the protein MATAASNPYLPSNSILSSGSIVHSDSGGGGMQPGSAAVTSGSGGYRGDPSVKMVQSDFMQGAMAASNGGHMLSHAHQWVTSLPHAAAAAAAAAVAAAEAGSPWSSSPVGMTGSPQQQDVKNSARDDLHTGTALHHRPPHLAPHQTHAGAWGSTTAAHINSLSGGQQQQQSLIYSQPGGFTVNGMLSPGSQSLVHPGLVRGDTPDLDHGSHHHHHHHQHPHHQHHGGVNNHDPHSDDDTPTSDDLEQFAKQFKQRRIKLGFTQADVGLALGTLYGNVFSQTTICRFEALQLSFKNMCKLKPLLNKWLEEADSSTGSPTSIDKIAAQGRKRKKRTSIEVSVKGALESHFLKCPKPSAQEISTLADNLQLEKEVVRVWFCNRRQKEKRMTPPGAAQTPEDVYSQGHFLVDYLKDASEPSDQRVTTTSSFHQVILAH
- the pou3f3b gene encoding POU domain, class 3, transcription factor 3-B isoform X1 — translated: MATAASNPYLPSNSILSSGSIVHSDSGGGGMQPGSAAVTSGSGGYRGDPSVKMVQSDFMQGAMAASNGGHMLSHAHQWVTSLPHAAAAAAAAAVAAAEAGSPWSSSPVGMTGSPQQQDVKNSARDDLHTGTALHHRPPHLAPHQTHAGAWGSTTAAHINSLSGGQQQQQSLIYSQPGGFTVNGMLSPGSQSLVHPGLVRGDTPDLDHGSHHHHHHHQHPHHQHHGGVNNHDPHSDDDTPTSDDLEQFAKQFKQRRIKLGFTQADVGLALGTLYGNVFSQTTICRFEALQLSFKNMCKLKPLLNKWLEEADSSTGSPTSIDKIAAQGRKRKKRTSIEVSVKGALESHFLKCPKPSAQEISTLADNLQLEKEVVRVWFCNRRQKEKRMTPPGAAQTPEDVYSQVGNGHFLVDYLKDASEPSDQRVTTTSSFHQVILAH